In Deltaproteobacteria bacterium, a single window of DNA contains:
- a CDS encoding transcriptional repressor, whose amino-acid sequence MNANIMMEKVRKSGFKLTPQRMAIFEFLDGRTDHPSAEVIYAGIRKKHPAISFATVYNTVQALKESGAVLELTIDNERRHYDPNTTPHHHVICTKCGKIGDVFKDFGLETMLPEGVGDMYKVSSAHVNFYGVCRDCQ is encoded by the coding sequence ATGAATGCAAACATTATGATGGAAAAGGTCAGAAAAAGCGGCTTTAAGCTCACGCCGCAGCGTATGGCAATATTCGAGTTCCTGGACGGCAGAACCGACCATCCGAGCGCCGAGGTCATATACGCCGGCATAAGAAAGAAGCATCCTGCCATATCGTTTGCCACAGTCTACAACACCGTGCAGGCATTGAAGGAGAGCGGAGCGGTGCTTGAGCTCACGATAGACAACGAAAGACGTCACTATGATCCGAACACAACGCCGCACCATCACGTGATATGCACCAAGTGCGGCAAGATAGGGGACGTGTTCAAGGACTTCGGTCTCGAGACGATGCTTCCTGAGGGTGTAGGGGACATGTACAAGGTTAGCTCGGCGCACGTGAACTTCTACGGCGTTTGCAGGGATTGTCAGTAA
- a CDS encoding GAF domain-containing protein, whose product MSKDKDLEQDIEKGLLSGGRGEEILNILKKGTEFTNEILKENEKLRYRVAQLEEANTTIGMASGDANLSSQLDKLQKQLAALSEEKVKLQDRYKEVEAENQDFAQRYIEIENENNIMANLYVASYQLHSTLDFNEVLRIILEIIINLVGAEKFALMLLDEKTSRLTVVATEGMEKEEVAPVPAGEGIIGKTAETGENYFAENLAFGAKYDVTKPIVCIPMKIKERVIGTIVIYSLLAQKDKFTKLDYELFTLLAGHTATAIFSSKLYSESERKLSTIQGFIDLMTK is encoded by the coding sequence ATGAGCAAGGATAAGGACCTTGAGCAGGATATTGAAAAAGGATTGCTCTCCGGCGGCAGGGGAGAGGAAATCCTCAATATCCTCAAAAAGGGCACCGAGTTTACCAACGAGATATTGAAGGAAAACGAGAAGCTCAGGTACCGCGTTGCCCAACTCGAGGAAGCGAATACGACAATTGGCATGGCAAGCGGGGATGCGAACTTATCCTCGCAGCTCGATAAGCTGCAAAAACAGCTCGCCGCGCTTTCCGAGGAAAAGGTCAAGTTGCAGGACCGTTACAAGGAGGTCGAGGCCGAGAACCAGGACTTCGCTCAGCGCTACATCGAGATAGAGAACGAGAATAACATCATGGCCAACCTCTATGTCGCGAGCTATCAGCTGCACTCGACACTCGACTTCAACGAAGTGCTTCGCATAATACTTGAGATAATCATAAATCTCGTCGGCGCGGAGAAGTTCGCTCTGATGCTACTTGACGAAAAGACGAGCAGGTTGACGGTCGTTGCTACCGAGGGCATGGAAAAGGAAGAGGTAGCGCCGGTGCCGGCTGGAGAAGGCATAATCGGAAAGACCGCCGAGACCGGAGAAAACTACTTTGCCGAGAACCTGGCCTTCGGCGCCAAGTACGACGTCACCAAGCCAATCGTCTGCATACCCATGAAGATAAAGGAGCGCGTCATAGGCACCATCGTCATCTATTCGCTCCTTGCGCAAAAGGACAAGTTCACAAAGCTCGATTACGAGCTCTTCACGCTTCTTGCCGGTCACACGGCAACGGCGATATTTAGCTCCAAGCTCTATTCCGAGTCCGAGAGAAAGCTCTCGACCATACAGGGCTTCATAGATTTGATGACTAAGTAG
- a CDS encoding response regulator, which produces MAKKILSAEDSPATQKFISFTLKYKGYDVVTANDGIEALEKLGTESFDLIILDIMMPRMNGLEVLKEIKTKTPYKDIPILMLTSEKGDADRQKAMSLGATSFLTKPFQPPELIEAVSKALGV; this is translated from the coding sequence ATGGCAAAGAAGATACTAAGCGCCGAAGACTCACCGGCCACGCAGAAGTTCATAAGCTTCACGCTTAAGTATAAGGGCTACGACGTCGTGACCGCAAACGACGGCATCGAGGCGCTAGAGAAGCTTGGAACGGAATCGTTTGACCTTATCATTCTCGACATTATGATGCCGAGGATGAACGGGCTCGAGGTCTTAAAGGAAATCAAGACCAAGACCCCGTATAAGGACATTCCGATACTGATGCTCACGAGCGAAAAGGGCGACGCAGACAGGCAAAAGGCTATGTCCCTTGGCGCAACGAGCTTTCTTACCAAGCCCTTTCAGCCGCCTGAGCTTATCGAGGCGGTATCCAAGGCGTTAGGCGTGTAG
- a CDS encoding TIGR04442 family protein — translation MIQEMTFHGKVNETVEYFATIAGKALMHRHFYEQQDNGSDRFFYAGNEIILDKNGVRHRGNGGSFCKYMFGVEQPIKDLVRKDVLNRLAMYGVGFDKDKAHLKFTNETDGSINFDSMFMDGNAVTNYYFFISVDIPGDIKAKQEELLRLIGKTLKYTPSIGREDDMSLISELTADLDGYNPVVFLFRIVNRVNKRFCDFFKELYFEKRIITEDDDRVLNSFAAEFGIDQYQQERIKIDVMYNHRDNKRVVDEYKDILISFESMAEIAAKDLAALNRLRALAIKNNIPHYLFDALDEMLLKDKALAAQHDEPEFVRETRALLEGLFMMEGGLDAVISKDDVVKLLVNKKAAMASRDQSFDGLMLDAGRMCDEKFKAGNVTAFERFSELITYFDRFDTTSSMINHMSFMDDDVSVEKLRSLLGNKKSFEELSPGLYNKLFIDDLLRDPYLLGAGRRKINAITTGLKEVENGYKSLNDVATEIAKINEENKMVQVLYKTAKDRLDKVPSFMEIDVKEQDGFLKEALKSLLKDGPISKIPKNVMMKVFTTLKMEIFYLNEVLPKLIVSFDTKIREDFIENSGFDRFFIEDIERSYIERHELPGESVRKFKELIGQAEAVEAGEGL, via the coding sequence ATGATACAGGAAATGACATTTCACGGTAAGGTGAACGAGACTGTCGAGTACTTTGCCACGATAGCCGGCAAGGCGCTCATGCACCGTCATTTCTACGAGCAGCAGGATAACGGCTCGGACCGTTTTTTCTACGCCGGCAACGAGATTATACTCGATAAAAACGGCGTGAGGCACCGCGGCAACGGCGGCAGCTTCTGTAAATACATGTTCGGTGTTGAGCAGCCAATCAAGGACCTTGTAAGAAAGGACGTTCTAAACCGTCTTGCGATGTACGGCGTCGGGTTCGACAAGGACAAGGCGCATCTTAAGTTCACAAACGAAACGGACGGCTCCATAAACTTCGATAGCATGTTCATGGACGGCAATGCCGTTACGAACTATTACTTCTTCATAAGCGTCGATATCCCCGGCGACATAAAGGCAAAGCAGGAGGAACTCCTAAGGCTAATTGGCAAGACCCTTAAGTACACGCCTTCCATAGGGCGCGAGGACGACATGTCGCTGATATCGGAGCTTACCGCCGATCTCGACGGCTATAACCCGGTGGTGTTTCTCTTTAGGATTGTGAACCGCGTCAATAAGCGGTTTTGCGATTTCTTCAAGGAACTGTATTTCGAAAAGCGCATCATAACAGAGGACGACGACAGGGTGCTTAACTCCTTTGCCGCCGAATTCGGCATCGACCAGTACCAGCAGGAGAGAATAAAGATAGACGTCATGTACAATCACCGCGACAACAAGCGCGTCGTGGACGAGTATAAGGACATACTCATATCCTTCGAAAGCATGGCGGAAATAGCCGCAAAGGACCTTGCCGCGCTAAACAGGCTCCGCGCCCTTGCCATAAAGAACAACATACCGCATTATCTCTTCGATGCGCTAGACGAAATGCTTCTGAAGGACAAGGCCCTTGCCGCGCAGCACGACGAACCAGAGTTCGTGAGGGAGACCAGGGCGCTTCTCGAGGGGCTCTTCATGATGGAGGGCGGTTTGGACGCCGTCATAAGTAAGGACGACGTAGTCAAGCTGCTTGTCAACAAGAAGGCGGCGATGGCGAGCCGCGACCAGAGCTTCGACGGCCTTATGCTCGATGCCGGCAGGATGTGCGATGAGAAGTTCAAGGCCGGAAACGTAACGGCCTTCGAGCGTTTTAGCGAGTTGATTACGTACTTCGACAGGTTCGACACCACGTCATCGATGATAAATCACATGTCCTTTATGGACGACGACGTGTCGGTTGAGAAGCTAAGAAGCCTCCTTGGCAACAAGAAGAGCTTCGAGGAACTTTCTCCAGGGCTCTATAATAAGCTCTTCATAGACGACCTCTTAAGAGACCCGTACCTCCTTGGCGCCGGAAGAAGGAAGATAAACGCGATTACGACGGGGCTAAAAGAGGTCGAGAACGGTTATAAGTCCTTAAACGACGTTGCCACAGAGATAGCCAAGATAAACGAGGAGAACAAGATGGTGCAGGTTCTCTATAAGACCGCAAAGGACCGCCTCGATAAAGTGCCAAGCTTCATGGAGATAGACGTAAAGGAGCAGGACGGGTTCTTGAAGGAGGCGTTAAAGAGCCTTTTGAAGGACGGCCCTATTTCCAAGATACCAAAGAACGTCATGATGAAGGTTTTCACGACGCTAAAGATGGAGATATTTTATTTAAACGAGGTGTTGCCCAAGCTGATAGTTTCCTTCGATACGAAGATACGCGAGGATTTCATTGAAAACAGCGGTTTTGACAGGTTCTTTATTGAAGATATCGAGCGGTCTTACATTGAACGCCACGAACTGCCGGGGGAAAGCGTGCGAAAGTTCAAGGAGCTTATCGGCCAGGCAGAGGCGGTTGAAGCGGGCGAAGGGCTCTAA
- a CDS encoding chemotaxis protein CheA produces the protein MAEDNISIKELYGEFIDESKELIEAVGKDLVELEKDSSNSELINKIFRAFHTLKGNAGFIGLMDMSDLAHRMENVLGKLRDKAFPFFSGINDALFEGLDISRHMLIEFIEGREVDHDLVAIFKRLEALLEGPGSLEAAKAAKDVKNSAKTAAAKKADSNRRHKERRAQERRDIPEAEAAYMRVSTGRLDKLVNLVGELAAGRSRMLQLKGEMRNRAFDDVASFIASISSQLQDEVLSIRMVPIKQLFNKFYRLVRDISKPLGKEVDLKIFGEDTELDKTIIEVLHDPILHMVRNSIGHGIELPEDRKKAGKPAIGTLTLRASHEHNSVVVEIEDDGKGLDPERIKREAIVRGILNEEEAKEIHDDDAVKIIFMSGFSTSEKVDDLSGRGVGMDVVKTNIEKLGGSVDVSFKKGLGTKFTMKMPLTLAIVQLFLLKEGSLNYGIPLNYVDETIMVDITKIESIKGQMMYMLRHHAVPLVFLSDVLDMKMVDRSKLQRYSVLIVNIMRKRVGFIVDGFLGKVETVIKPLGKFIERLPEPVEGVAGASILGTGEIVMVLDVPGVFKLIEDKMDMEIVKE, from the coding sequence GTGGCAGAGGATAATATAAGCATAAAAGAACTCTACGGCGAGTTCATCGACGAGAGTAAAGAGCTCATCGAAGCGGTCGGCAAGGATCTTGTTGAGCTCGAGAAGGACTCGTCCAACTCGGAGCTCATTAACAAGATATTTCGCGCGTTCCACACGCTAAAGGGCAATGCCGGATTTATAGGTCTCATGGACATGTCCGACCTGGCCCACAGGATGGAGAACGTGCTTGGAAAGCTCAGGGACAAGGCCTTTCCGTTCTTTTCGGGCATAAACGACGCTCTTTTCGAAGGTCTCGATATTTCAAGACACATGCTGATTGAGTTTATTGAGGGCAGGGAAGTAGACCACGACCTCGTTGCCATATTCAAGAGGCTCGAAGCGCTTCTTGAGGGCCCGGGCTCTCTTGAGGCTGCCAAGGCGGCGAAGGACGTAAAAAACAGCGCAAAGACAGCGGCTGCCAAAAAGGCCGACAGCAATAGGCGACATAAGGAGAGAAGGGCTCAGGAGAGACGCGATATACCGGAGGCCGAGGCAGCGTACATGAGGGTCTCCACAGGCAGGCTCGATAAGCTCGTAAACCTCGTCGGAGAGCTTGCGGCAGGGCGTTCGCGCATGCTTCAGCTAAAGGGCGAGATGAGAAACAGGGCCTTCGACGACGTTGCCTCGTTTATTGCCTCCATATCGTCGCAGCTGCAGGACGAAGTGCTATCCATCAGGATGGTGCCGATAAAACAGCTTTTTAATAAGTTCTACCGCCTTGTAAGGGATATCTCCAAGCCCCTTGGCAAGGAAGTCGATTTGAAGATATTTGGAGAGGATACAGAGCTCGATAAGACCATCATAGAAGTCCTGCACGACCCGATTCTCCATATGGTACGTAACTCTATAGGGCACGGCATAGAACTTCCCGAAGACAGGAAAAAGGCCGGGAAGCCTGCTATCGGCACGCTCACGCTTAGGGCCTCGCACGAGCATAACTCGGTTGTCGTGGAAATCGAGGACGATGGCAAGGGGCTCGACCCCGAGCGCATAAAGCGGGAAGCGATAGTGCGTGGTATACTTAATGAAGAAGAGGCAAAGGAAATCCACGACGACGATGCAGTGAAGATTATCTTCATGTCCGGGTTCTCTACATCCGAGAAGGTAGACGACCTCTCGGGCAGGGGTGTTGGCATGGATGTTGTCAAGACCAACATCGAGAAGCTTGGTGGGAGCGTGGATGTTAGCTTCAAGAAGGGGCTTGGCACGAAGTTCACGATGAAGATGCCGCTAACCCTCGCCATAGTGCAGCTATTCCTTCTTAAAGAGGGCAGCCTTAACTACGGTATCCCGTTAAATTACGTGGATGAGACTATAATGGTGGATATCACAAAAATCGAGTCCATAAAAGGGCAGATGATGTACATGCTTCGTCATCATGCCGTGCCGCTCGTGTTCCTTAGCGACGTGCTTGATATGAAGATGGTGGATAGAAGCAAGCTACAGAGGTACTCGGTGCTGATAGTGAATATCATGCGCAAACGCGTGGGCTTTATCGTGGACGGTTTTCTCGGCAAGGTCGAGACGGTGATTAAGCCGCTTGGAAAGTTCATCGAGAGGCTTCCGGAGCCTGTGGAAGGTGTAGCGGGTGCGAGCATCCTCGGCACAGGCGAAATCGTGATGGTTCTGGACGTCCCCGGTGTCTTTAAGCTCATCGAGGACAAGATGGATATGGAGATAGTGAAGGAGTAG
- a CDS encoding methyl-accepting chemotaxis protein: MTSEILRSIKIQVLLNSGLLLGLFISRVSLNNISIDVTLMILLAVFNVLVYVSRRTEDKKAVDTAVVSVGMGRYADRLTQGDEPVDIALASVLSELVDAVKGLKGPLEDVTAYIKGVAVKADQISLGTDAQSFSLKETAHSIEGISASIMKLVGMVERLYPNAEKATNSILDMVESNKMISRSTQDLLNNVKEVSANIEGMVNSVREIRKRFTGLSESSDDTSKAVARIDAAIKEIERSAKESYALSEAVKRDAELGSASATKTIDGMTRIKEIVIESANVVHKLGEKSGEVGDIVNVINEITDRTNLLALNASIIAAQAGEHGKGFAVVADEIKRLAEQTAQSTVEISGIIGGIQNMVSDVIQANEMGKWSAEDGVKLAHEAGAALKKIHSSTVKASEMARLIAESTVQQSNEAKQVKKSIQDEVGYIREVAAAMEEHSERSDKIKVSAARMVTITQDVAAANLEQEKANAYVTKVIEEVKGMVKEMFDITRGQKNDSDQILQAIEIIEYISSENIKAIKELASSSDDLKRRIETFNVEFKRIGI; encoded by the coding sequence ATGACCTCAGAAATACTCAGGAGCATTAAAATACAGGTGCTTTTGAACTCCGGCCTGCTGCTGGGATTGTTCATAAGCCGTGTTTCCCTGAATAATATCTCCATTGACGTAACGCTAATGATACTGCTTGCGGTTTTCAATGTCCTTGTCTACGTGTCGCGCAGGACCGAGGACAAGAAGGCCGTCGATACCGCCGTTGTTTCCGTAGGGATGGGCAGATACGCCGACCGTCTTACGCAGGGCGATGAACCGGTAGACATAGCGCTTGCCTCTGTCCTCTCCGAGCTTGTCGACGCGGTAAAGGGATTAAAGGGGCCGCTCGAGGACGTTACGGCCTATATCAAGGGCGTTGCCGTGAAGGCCGACCAGATTTCCCTTGGCACGGACGCGCAGTCGTTCTCTCTTAAGGAAACCGCGCATTCCATAGAAGGCATATCGGCCTCCATAATGAAGCTCGTTGGCATGGTCGAGCGCCTTTATCCGAATGCCGAGAAGGCCACGAACTCGATTCTCGACATGGTCGAGTCGAACAAGATGATAAGCAGGTCGACGCAGGACCTCTTAAATAATGTCAAAGAGGTCTCTGCCAATATCGAGGGCATGGTCAATTCCGTTCGCGAGATAAGGAAGCGGTTTACAGGGCTCTCCGAATCGTCGGACGATACGTCGAAGGCGGTTGCCAGGATAGACGCGGCCATAAAGGAGATTGAACGCAGCGCCAAGGAGTCGTACGCTTTGTCGGAGGCCGTAAAAAGAGACGCCGAGCTCGGAAGCGCTTCGGCAACAAAGACCATCGACGGCATGACGAGAATAAAGGAAATCGTCATCGAGAGCGCGAACGTCGTCCATAAACTCGGCGAGAAGTCGGGCGAGGTAGGCGATATCGTAAACGTCATAAACGAGATAACCGACAGAACGAACCTTCTTGCTTTGAACGCGTCTATAATCGCTGCGCAGGCAGGCGAGCACGGCAAGGGTTTTGCCGTTGTTGCAGACGAGATAAAGCGCCTTGCAGAGCAGACCGCGCAGTCGACCGTTGAGATTTCAGGCATCATCGGCGGCATTCAGAACATGGTTAGCGACGTCATACAGGCAAACGAGATGGGCAAGTGGAGCGCAGAGGACGGCGTTAAGCTCGCGCACGAGGCAGGAGCTGCGCTAAAGAAGATACATTCGAGCACGGTGAAGGCCTCCGAGATGGCGCGCCTGATAGCCGAGAGCACGGTGCAGCAGTCGAACGAGGCTAAGCAGGTGAAAAAGTCCATCCAGGACGAAGTCGGCTATATACGCGAGGTCGCCGCGGCCATGGAAGAGCATTCCGAAAGAAGCGACAAGATAAAGGTCTCGGCAGCGAGGATGGTCACCATCACCCAGGACGTTGCCGCGGCAAACCTCGAGCAGGAAAAGGCCAATGCCTATGTTACCAAGGTCATAGAAGAGGTCAAGGGCATGGTCAAGGAGATGTTCGATATAACCAGGGGCCAGAAAAACGATTCCGACCAGATACTTCAGGCAATCGAGATAATAGAGTACATTTCATCGGAGAACATTAAGGCCATCAAGGAGCTTGCGTCGAGTTCCGACGACCTTAAGCGCCGTATCGAGACTTTTAACGTCGAGTTCAAGCGTATCGGCATCTGA
- a CDS encoding response regulator, which translates to MSVKKCILVIDDDTRHDKMMSFLLISKGFDVQYAVSGEEAIEKLKSKEIKTPSLILLDMMMPQMDGFATFAVLKEIPETKGVPVIMLTAVSDSQRVQKALDMGAKDYIVKPFSPSDLMERINRVLK; encoded by the coding sequence ATGTCGGTTAAGAAGTGCATACTCGTGATAGACGACGACACAAGACACGATAAGATGATGAGCTTTCTGCTCATTTCCAAGGGTTTCGATGTGCAGTATGCCGTGTCCGGCGAAGAGGCCATCGAGAAGTTGAAGAGTAAGGAAATAAAGACGCCGAGCCTGATACTTCTCGACATGATGATGCCGCAGATGGACGGGTTTGCAACCTTCGCGGTGCTTAAGGAAATTCCCGAGACCAAGGGCGTGCCGGTAATCATGCTTACGGCCGTATCGGACTCACAAAGGGTGCAAAAGGCCCTGGACATGGGCGCAAAGGATTACATCGTAAAGCCGTTTAGCCCGTCCGATCTTATGGAGAGGATAAACAGGGTGCTAAAGTAG
- a CDS encoding response regulator: MAKVLVVEDSPTMRQLITFTLKRLKDVEIVEANDGVDGLKKISGGKFDLILTDINMPIMDGIKLVSLIRKDPNNKDVPIVVITTEGGQEDRDRALALGANSYITKPIHATGLIDTAKKLLNIA, translated from the coding sequence ATGGCTAAAGTTCTCGTTGTCGAAGATTCGCCGACCATGCGTCAGCTGATAACCTTCACGCTAAAGCGGCTAAAGGATGTCGAGATAGTCGAGGCCAATGACGGCGTTGACGGTTTGAAGAAGATATCGGGCGGCAAGTTCGACTTGATTCTTACCGACATAAACATGCCGATAATGGACGGCATAAAGCTCGTGAGCCTCATACGCAAGGACCCGAACAACAAGGACGTTCCGATAGTGGTGATAACCACCGAAGGCGGGCAGGAGGACAGGGACAGGGCACTGGCGCTTGGCGCCAATTCGTACATAACCAAGCCCATACACGCCACCGGCCTCATCGACACGGCAAAAAAGCTTCTCAATATCGCTTGA
- a CDS encoding protein-glutamate O-methyltransferase CheR, whose protein sequence is MTQQPAKRIPSKDFVIIRDLIRERTGIHIRDTRVDYLEYRLLDRMAAVSISTFEEYYYFLKYSPTNSGEFQQLVNLITVQETSFFRNHDQLKSFRDVLLKETFERKKQTNDKTLKIWSAACSTGEEPVTLGIILHEAMPLLSTWTAQIMATDISTRALSLARKGIFPGFRFTDMQKEIVDKYFYKRGEEYAAKESVMNMINFAHLNLLTEIDMHASRLAPLDFVFCRNVFIYFPDDVQEKIAAKFLRLLAPGGFLLLGNAESVDVRKVPFAMRFHPGGMVYQKPAASGEFENSLKAGLSV, encoded by the coding sequence ATGACACAACAACCGGCAAAGCGGATACCGAGCAAAGACTTCGTTATCATACGCGACCTTATAAGGGAGCGTACGGGCATACATATAAGGGATACAAGAGTGGACTATCTTGAATACAGGCTCTTGGACAGGATGGCTGCGGTAAGCATCTCGACATTCGAGGAGTACTATTACTTTTTAAAGTACAGTCCGACCAATTCCGGAGAGTTTCAGCAGCTCGTGAACCTCATAACCGTGCAGGAGACGTCGTTTTTCAGGAACCACGATCAGCTTAAAAGTTTCAGGGACGTGCTTTTAAAGGAGACATTCGAGAGAAAGAAGCAGACAAACGACAAGACGCTAAAGATATGGAGCGCTGCATGCTCTACAGGCGAGGAGCCGGTCACGCTTGGCATAATACTTCACGAGGCCATGCCGCTTCTCTCGACGTGGACAGCGCAGATAATGGCAACGGACATCTCGACGCGCGCCCTCTCGCTTGCGAGAAAAGGGATTTTCCCGGGGTTCAGGTTCACGGACATGCAAAAGGAAATCGTCGATAAGTATTTTTACAAGAGGGGAGAGGAGTACGCGGCAAAGGAATCCGTGATGAACATGATAAACTTCGCGCACCTGAACCTTCTAACCGAGATAGACATGCACGCGTCGCGCCTGGCGCCGCTGGATTTCGTGTTTTGCAGGAACGTGTTCATATATTTTCCGGACGATGTGCAGGAGAAGATAGCGGCGAAATTCCTAAGGCTGCTCGCGCCCGGAGGTTTTCTCCTTCTTGGCAACGCCGAGTCGGTTGACGTAAGAAAGGTGCCCTTTGCCATGCGTTTTCATCCGGGAGGCATGGTGTACCAGAAGCCGGCGGCATCCGGGGAGTTCGAAAATTCGCTTAAGGCCGGACTAAGTGTATAG
- a CDS encoding HEAT repeat domain-containing protein, whose translation MGLRAVIEKLSNHDEFVRRDACRYLGESGANEAVRPLIKAFRDESWLVREAAVEALIKIGSDMGMPLLLSVLKDEDARVRSSAIEILTGLGDKAINVVLDALNDKDPNIVRYAADVIGDIKDKRGTKKLLKTLDNSVVDVQYYIIQALGKIGDKEATEHLLKFLDKDMWLQSAAVEALSMIGDERAIPKLKSMLSTDTFIKAQVVEALSNIADISIMPDIAAAIDAENDELNNAILKALMVLKQRATPPYNIPGNAKINSELLIKSGLKALGSEKPEVCKAATVILGWLKIEPALKPIASKLSAKDEDLSVSAYEAMIGFGNASVPTLLDLLSIPEKRARLLAIEALGEIGIREGEGALIPLLTDEDDDIRRAAAIAVGRLAPAGGLTTMIKLLKDDSEKVRHAAVEGVSAYPMTDELFSNLKGALASDDSSLKRSAIQIFGKKGDKRAVELIEPLLKDHDPLVKNAAVVALAKIEDIKIGSLPIMLLGSDDAVLRKSAATVIGELKDKRGVEPLCLLVANDDDMWVRYHAAVSLGQVGDKRGVVALHKGLKDPVGLVRIASVKSIGALKDESSLKELISMLKDDDEDVRKTIAEVLSTFASDESCTALVSLLEDSSWQVREAAVCSIGFCTNKKYISAVRKVADDENQFVREAAQELMARHG comes from the coding sequence ATGGGACTTAGAGCTGTCATCGAGAAACTTTCGAATCACGATGAATTCGTAAGAAGGGATGCGTGCCGGTATCTTGGCGAAAGCGGCGCCAACGAGGCGGTTAGGCCGCTGATAAAGGCCTTCAGGGACGAATCGTGGCTCGTAAGGGAGGCAGCGGTCGAGGCCTTGATCAAAATAGGCAGCGACATGGGCATGCCGCTTCTTCTTTCTGTTTTGAAGGACGAGGACGCGAGGGTTAGAAGTTCGGCCATAGAGATACTAACGGGCCTTGGCGACAAGGCCATAAACGTCGTGCTCGACGCGCTAAACGACAAGGACCCCAACATAGTCCGCTACGCTGCAGACGTCATCGGCGATATAAAGGATAAGCGCGGCACCAAGAAGCTTTTAAAGACCCTCGATAATTCCGTTGTTGACGTCCAGTACTACATCATACAGGCGCTTGGAAAAATAGGCGATAAGGAAGCAACAGAACACCTTCTTAAGTTCCTTGATAAGGACATGTGGCTCCAGAGCGCTGCCGTCGAAGCCCTTTCCATGATAGGCGATGAGAGGGCCATACCGAAGCTTAAGAGCATGCTCTCGACCGACACGTTCATAAAGGCGCAGGTCGTCGAGGCGCTAAGCAATATCGCGGACATATCCATAATGCCCGATATCGCCGCTGCCATTGATGCGGAGAACGACGAACTAAATAACGCAATACTCAAGGCGTTGATGGTCTTAAAGCAGAGGGCAACCCCTCCGTACAATATTCCCGGGAACGCGAAGATAAACTCCGAACTTCTCATAAAGTCAGGATTGAAGGCGCTTGGCTCGGAAAAGCCCGAGGTCTGCAAGGCCGCGACCGTAATACTCGGGTGGCTGAAAATCGAGCCCGCGTTAAAGCCCATTGCCTCGAAGCTTAGCGCGAAAGACGAGGACTTAAGCGTCTCTGCGTACGAGGCCATGATAGGGTTTGGAAATGCCTCGGTTCCGACACTTCTAGACCTTCTCTCCATACCGGAGAAAAGGGCGAGGCTTCTTGCCATAGAGGCGCTTGGAGAAATCGGCATACGCGAGGGCGAGGGCGCGCTCATACCGCTTCTTACCGACGAGGACGACGATATAAGAAGGGCCGCGGCCATAGCGGTCGGAAGGCTTGCGCCGGCCGGCGGCCTTACCACGATGATAAAGCTTCTTAAAGACGATTCGGAAAAGGTGCGGCACGCGGCTGTTGAGGGCGTTAGCGCGTATCCGATGACAGACGAGCTGTTCTCGAACCTGAAGGGCGCGCTTGCCAGCGACGATTCGTCGCTAAAGCGCTCTGCCATACAGATATTCGGCAAAAAAGGGGATAAGCGGGCGGTAGAGTTGATAGAGCCGCTTTTGAAGGACCACGACCCGCTTGTAAAGAACGCGGCAGTGGTGGCCCTTGCCAAAATAGAGGATATAAAGATAGGTTCGCTGCCTATCATGCTTCTTGGAAGCGACGATGCTGTGCTAAGGAAATCCGCCGCAACGGTAATCGGCGAGCTCAAGGATAAAAGGGGCGTTGAGCCGCTTTGTCTGCTTGTTGCAAACGATGACGACATGTGGGTGAGGTACCATGCCGCCGTGTCGCTTGGGCAGGTGGGCGATAAGCGTGGCGTTGTTGCTCTGCACAAGGGGCTAAAGGACCCTGTCGGGCTCGTGAGGATAGCGAGTGTCAAGTCCATCGGGGCGCTTAAAGACGAGAGTTCGCTAAAGGAACTCATATCCATGCTAAAGGACGATGACGAGGACGTTAGAAAGACGATTGCCGAGGTGCTCTCGACCTTTGCCTCCGACGAGAGCTGCACGGCCCTTGTCTCTCTTCTCGAGGACAGTTCCTGGCAGGTGCGAGAGGCAGCTGTGTGCTCCATAGGGTTTTGCACCAACAAGAAGTACATCTCTGCCGTCAGGAAGGTGGCTGACGACGAGAACCAGTTTGTGAGAGAGGCTGCTCAGGAACTTATGGCAAGGCACGGGTAA